The following are encoded together in the Brassica napus cultivar Da-Ae chromosome A9, Da-Ae, whole genome shotgun sequence genome:
- the LOC106365414 gene encoding zinc finger protein MAGPIE yields the protein MTAEEHTISSSGGYVQNLSATDHVDHRHEHEPFNPPLAKKKRNLPGNPDPEAEVIALSPKTLMATNRFLCEICGKGFQRDQNLQLHRRGHNLPWKLKQRTSKEVRKRVYVCPEKSCVHHNPTRALGDLTGIKKHFCRKHGEKKWKCGKCSKRYAVQSDWKAHSKTCGTREYRCDCGTIFSRRDSFITHRAFCDALAEETARLNAASHLKSPTGNNLNYHYLMGTLIPSPQPPPSFPFGAPQPQHHHHPFPITTTTFDQHHHQDSMQPASSLSLWMGGNVNHHQVTNEDCTQPQSPQEDYNWVFGNANNSGELSDSLITRENINMAAHNENANAVTSLSVPSLFSNVDQMRQDANVAVANMSATALLQKAAQMGVTSSTPTTTSDQSAFLQSFKSKISDQSPNVEDGGSDKFFALFGSNSVGLMSNNGLGHEIVNPRNGVTVVTGIDELQNYPLKRRRVENGDALGGGQTRDFLGVGVQTMCRSSSINGWI from the exons ATGACAGCTGAAGAACATACAATCTCTAGTAGTGGAGGATATGTCCAAAACTTATCAGCAACTGATCATGTCGATCATCGTCATGAACATGAACCCTTTAATCCTCCTCTTgccaagaagaagagaaacctCCCTGGAAACCCTG ATCCAGAAGCTGAAGTCATAGCTCTATCTCCAAAAACACTTATGGCCACAAACCGTTTCCTCTGCGAAATATGTGGAAAGGGTTTTCAAAGAGACCAGAATCTACAGCTTCACCGTCGAGGTCACAACCTCCCATGGAAGCTAAAGCAGAGGACAAGTAAAGAAGTAAGGAAACGAGTGTATGTGTGTCCGGAGAAGAGCTGCGTCCATCACAATCCGACAAGGGCACTTGGTGACCTTACAGGAATCAAGAAACATTTTTGTCGCAAACATGGCGAGAAGAAGTGGAAGTGTGGCAAATGCTCCAAGAGATATGCAGTCCAATCTGATTGGAAAGCTCATTCAAAGACTTGTGGGACTAGAGAGTATAGATGTGACTGTGGTACTATTTTCTCCAG GAGAGACAGCTTCATAACACATAGAGCGTTTTGCGACGCCTTAGCAGAAGAAACTGCTAGGCTAAACGCAGCTTCTCATCTCAAAAGCCCCACCGGTAATAATCTTAATTACCATTATCTTATGGGCACACTCATCCCATCACCACAACCACCACCGTCGTTTCCATTTGGAGCACCGCAACCGCAACATCACCACCACCCTTTTCCCATCACAACCACCACCTTTGATCAGCATCATCATCAAGACTCCATGCAACCTGCTTCTTCACTCTCTCTATGGATGGGAGGAAATGTTAATCATCATCAAGTGACCAACGAGGACTGTACGCAGCCGCAGTCACCGCAGGAGGATTATAACTGGGTTTTTGGGAACGCAAATAATAGCGGCGAGTTAAGCGATTCACTCATCACACGTGAAAATATCAATATGGCTGCCCATAATGAAAACGCAAACGCGGTTACTTCTCTTTCCGTGCCTTCTCTTTTTAGCAACGTCGACCAAATGAGACAAGACGCAAACGTAGCGGTCGCAAATATGTCGGCAACTGCGTTACTTCAAAAAGCGGCTCAAATGGGCGTCACTTCTTCTACTCCGACCACCACCAGCGACCAGTCAGCGTTTCTTCAGAGTTTTAAGTCGAAAATCTCCGACCAGAGTCCGAATGTAGAAGATGGTGGCAGTGACAAGTTCTTCGCATTGTTTGGATCGAACAGTGTCGGCTTAATGAGTAACAATGGTCTTGGTCACGAGATCGTGAACCCTAGAAATGGCGTTACGGTCGTTACGGGGATTGATGAATTACAGAATTACCCTTTGAAGCGTAGAAGAGTTGAGAATGGGGATGCATTAGGAGGAGGGCAAACTCGAGATTTCCTTGGAGTTGGTGTACAAACAATGTGTCGTTCATCTTCTATCAACGGATGGATTTAA
- the LOC106403913 gene encoding MATH domain and coiled-coil domain-containing protein At2g42460, whose amino-acid sequence MEHTLSWVIENFSEKNDVIRTADFSISGCEWCVCVHPKGTAGSDHLCLYLHVVNTDSLSLGWKRRASYCFVLLNQSGKELFRSAEDSRCTLFCSEILSWGYNKTLPLSKLQEKGFLKKNKLTIKIYIKVLEVVHQGKSTENEMLDYRGFQIPASQIVLLNKNVPYDPNHSVDFEPENQAVKTKYRNLLRIVETLSKPPQSLSLAQLCKAQSEVNALEEAGFKLDWLNSKIEELSLECKKEPLSDGSRVRQLEDRVNNVELTLWDLKVELDKEKVKSAAAAASAATAAAAASAAAAAAASSAAAAAKVSSFPFIDFIIKRFFLSCFSFSKY is encoded by the exons ATGGAGCATACCTTGAGTTGGGTGATTGAAAACTTCTCCGAGAAGAATGATGTGATAAGAACTGCTGACTTCTCAATCAGCGGCTGTGAATG GTGCGTTTGTGTGCATCCCAAGGGTACGGCTGGCTCTGATCACTTGTGTCTGTACCTGCACGTTGTGAATACAGATTCATTGAGTCTTGGATGGAAAAGGAGAGCTAGTTATtgctttgttttgttgaatcaaTCCGGAAAAGAGCTATTCAGATCAGCTG AGGACAGCAGATGCACATTGTTCTGCAGTGAGATCTTATCCTGGGGTTACAATAAGACGCTGCCTCTTTCCAAACTCCAAGAAAAAGGGTTTCTGAAGAAGAACAAACTAACCATTAAAATCTACATCAAAGTCCTTGAAGTTGTTCATCAAGGAAAGTCAACTGAGAATGAGATGTTAGATTACCGTGGTTTTCAGATCCCTGCTTCTCAA ATTGTACTACTGAACAAGAATGTACCTTATGACCCAAACCATTCAGTAGATTTCGAACCAGAGAACCAAGCGGTCAAAACAAAGTACAGGAATCTCCTCCGCATCGTCGAAACACTGAGCAAGCCTCCACAGAGCTTGTCTTTGGCTCAACTATGCAAAGCTCAAAGCGAGGTGAATGCGCTGGAGGAAGCAGGCTTCAAGCTCGACTGGTTAAATTCAAAGATTGAGGAACTTTCCTTGGAGTGCAAGAAAGAACCACTTTCTGATGGATCTAGGGTCCGACAACTCGAGGATAGGGTCAACAATGTGGAATTGACTCTGTGGGATCTCAAAGTTGAACTGGACAAGGAGAAGGTTAAATCTGCTGCTGCCGCTGCTTCTGCCGCTACCGCTGCAGCTGCTGCTTCTGCCgccgctgctgctgctgcttcttCCGCTGCCGCTGCTGCTAAAGTTTCTTCGTTTCCGTTTATAGATTTTATCATAAAAAGGTTCTTTCTCTCTTGCTTCTCATTCTCAAAATACTAG
- the LOC106369265 gene encoding prohibitin-2, mitochondrial-like, protein MSFKKVPNVPGSPALSALLKVSVIGGLGVYAISNSLYNVEGGHRAVMFNRLTGIKEKVYPEGTHFMLPWFERPIIYDVRARPYLVESTTGSHDLQMVKIGLRVLTRPMGDRLPHIYRTLGENYSERVLPSIIHETLKAIVAQYNASQLITQREAVSREIRKILTERASNFDIALDDVSITTLTFGKEFTAAIEAKQVAAQEAERAKFIVEKAEQDRRSAVIRAQGEAKSAQLIGQAIANNQAFITLRKIEAAREIAQTIAQSANKVYLSSNDLLLNLQEMNLEPSPNK, encoded by the exons ATGAGTTTCAAGAAAGTGCCCAACGTCCCTGGATCTCCTGCTCTCTCTGCCCTTCTTAAGGTCAGCGTTATCGGTGGCCTCGGTGTCTACGCCATTAGCAATAGCCTGTACAATGTCGAGGGTGGACACCGTGCTGTCATGTTTAACCGCTTAACTGGTATCAAGGAAAAG GTCTACCCGGAAGGCACGCATTTCATGTTGCCGTGGTTTGAGAGGCCAATCATCTATGACGTCCGTGCACGACCCTATCTTGTGGAGAGCACCACTGGTAGTCATGACCTTCAGATG GTGAAAATTGGACTTAGGGTTCTCACACGTCCCATGGGTGACCGTTTGCCTCATATTTACCGAACCCTAGGCGAGAATTACAGTGAAAGGGTTCTTCCTTCCATCATCCATGAAACTCTAAAAGCTATAGTGGCTCAGTACAATGCAAGCCAGCTCATCACTCAGAGAGAG GCTGTTAGCAGAGAGATACGCAAGATTTTGACAGAGAGAGCTTCCAACTTCGACATTGCTCTCGATGATGTCTCCATCACGACTCTCACATTTGGCAAAGAGTTCACCGCTGcaatcgaggcgaaacaagTGGCGGCGCAGGAGGCTGAGCGTGCTAAGTTCATCGTGGAGAAAGCAGAGCAAGACAGGAGAAGTGCGGTTATCCGTGCACAG GGAGAAGCTAAAAGTGCTCAACTAATCGGACAAGCTATAGCAAACAATCAGGCATTCATAACGCTGAGAAAGATTGAAGCTGCGAGAGAGATTGCTCAGACCATTGCTCAATCGGCTAACAAGGTGTACCTGAGCTCCAACGATCTCTTGCTTAACcttcaagagatgaacttgGAGCCTAGCCCCAATAAGTAA
- the LOC106365413 gene encoding monothiol glutaredoxin-S13, whose product MQKAVRPYESSWTKTIPGNSIFRPENEDKPSSSLSWLTSSPQKPSSLSIKKPNNVLVMENAAVVFARKGCCMGHVAKRLLLTHGVNPLVVEIDEGDNNGDNIIMSELGNNVISKEKLPVMFIGGKLFGGLENLMAAHINGDLGPTLRQAGALWL is encoded by the coding sequence ATGCAAAAAGCAGTAAGACCATACGAGTCATCGTGGACGAAGACCATACCGGGGAATAGCATTTTCCGCCCAGAGAATGAAGATAAACCATCATCATCCTTATCATGGTTAACATCATCACCACAAAAACCATCATCTTTAAGCATCAAGAAACCAAACAACGTATTGGTGATGGAGAATGCTGCGGTAGTGTTTGCCAGGAAAGGTTGTTGTATGGGACATGTAGCCAAACGGTTGTTACTGACACATGGAGTGAACCCATTGGTAGTTGAGATTGATGAAGGAGACAACAACGGTGACAATATCATCATGAGTGAGCTCGGTAATAACGTGATTAGTAAAGAGAAATTACCAGTCATGTTCATAGGAGGGAAGTTGTTTGGAGGATTAGAGAATCTGATGGCTGCTCATATTAATGGTGATTTAGGACCTACTCTCAGACAAGCTGGGGCTTTATGGCTTTGA
- the LOC106369266 gene encoding protein TPX2, with translation MEGTTMIEQTYEFCAPRWFDFVIGETDDEARRAELWFESALSCAPSPSVPRIKARRSFKVETMCNFNEEEEEEEEAKKEDVSPIKPSHSSSSKDSDASDKENIIAPQACTPKPLGGDSVSLKKQQTARKMASLLRNPKGSHQKSVLMIRETSVKKNMVAAATTNLIQDNQAIKRQKLDDGRSRQILNPKPTTLLHKTRQGLVNTGFNVCPEVTKQTQKENRKVYVRERVEPFISTAELMKKFQTSTHAKASLPQNRTKLTLTRPKEPEFVTSQRARPLRVKSSAELEEEMLAKIPKFKARPVNKKILAAPALPAPQRSTPHLPEFQEFHLETMARANQHAETSSVASTQVSKQHNDWKPHLTAPKPPVLQTMLRARPTKAKTTAEIEQEELEKAPKFKAKPLNKKIFESKGEMGIFCNTKKHITIPQEFHFATDERISKPNSVFDAFDKLSLTSESCHEKPLPRITAPNPFNLRTEERGAEKEKKFVMEVTEKLIGDERARVPKATPYPYTTDYPVVPPKPEPKQCTKPEPFQLESLVRHEDEMRREMEERMRMEREEAQKRLFKAQPVIKEDPIPVPEKVRKPLTEIQAFDLHVEHRAVERADFDQKIKEKENQYKRYREESEAAKMVEEERYLKQMRKTMVPHARPVPNFNKPFFPQKSNKETTKPKSPKLRVIKRTERRKMMVRPVTAATSASAGQMR, from the exons ATGGAAGGAACAACGATGATCGAGCAGACGTATGAGTTCTGTGCGCCGCGATGGTTTGATTTCGTTATTGGAGAGACGGACGACGAGGCTCGCCGAGCAGAGCTCTGGTTCGAATCCGCTTTAAGCTGTGCTCCTTCTC CATCGGTTCCAAGAATCAAAGCAAGGAGATCATTCAAGGTAGAGACAATGTGCAACttcaatgaagaagaagaagaagaagaagaggccaAGAAAGAAGATGTTAGTCCAATTAAGCCATCTCACAGCAGCAGCTCCAAGGACTCTGATGCAAG CGACAAGGAGAACATTATTGCTCCTCAAGCCTGCACACCAAAACCACTAGGAGGAGACTCAGTTTCCCTTAAGAAGCAGCAAACTGCTAGAAAGATGGCTAGCCTGCTGAGGAATCCCAAAGGAAGTCATCAGAAAAGTGTGTTGATGATTAGGGAAACGAGTGTTAAGAAGAACATGGTTGCTGCTGCCACTACCAATCTGATTCAGGATAATCAAGCCATCAAAAGGCAAAAGCTAGACGATGGAAGATCAAGACAG ATTCTCAATCCAAAACCAACGACTCTACTTCATAAGACAAGACAAGGTCTAGTCAACACAGGTTTCAACGTATGTCCTGAAGTCACTAAGCAAACTCAGAAGGAGAATAGAAAG GTTTATGTCCGTGAGAGAGTTGAGCCTTTCATATCAACTGCTGAGTTGATGAAGAAGTTTCAAACAAGCACTCATGCCAAGGCTTCTCTTCCACAG AACCGAACTAAGCTCACACTGACAAGACCTAAAGAGCCAGAGTTTGTGACATCTCAACGAGCACGTCCTTTAAGAGTGAAGAGCAGTGCAGAGCTTGAGGAAGAGATGCTGGCAAAGATTCCCAAGTTTAAAGCTCGTCCTGTCAACAAGAAG ATTTTGGCAGCTCCAGCTTTGCCTGCGCCACAAAGAAGCACACCACATCTACCAGAGTTTCAG GAGTTTCATCTTGAAACAATGGCTAGGGCGAACCAACATGCAGAGACATCTTCAGTAGCTTCAACACAAGTGTCTAAGCAG CATAATGACTGGAAGCCTCACCTAACTGCACCAAAGCCCCCTGTGCTCCAAACAATGCTAAGAGCTCGTCCTACTAAAGCAAAAACTACTGCGGAAATTGAGCAAGAGGAACTAGAGAAGGCACCAAAGTTCAAAGCAAAACCTTTGAACAAAAAG ATATTTGAAAGCAAAGGAGAGATGGGGATCTTTTGTAACACCAAGAAGCACATCACCATACCTCAAGAGTTCCACTTTGCTACAGATGAGAGGATATCCAAACCGAACTCTGTCTTTGATGCATTTGACAAG CTGTCATTGACCTCTGAATCTTGCCATGAAAAGCCTCTACCAAGGATCACTGCTCCAAACCCCTTCAATCTAAGGACAGAA GAACGAGGCgctgagaaagagaagaagtttGTAATGGAAGTCACAGAGAAACTGATAGGAGATGAGAGGGCAAGAGTTCCAAAAGCAACCCCATATCCTTACACAACCGACTATCCCGTGGTACCACCAAAACCAGAACCTAAGCAATGCACAAAGCCAGAACCGTTCCAGTTAGAGAGTCTAGTGAGGCATGAAGATGAAATGAGAAGAGAAATGGAAGAGAGAATGAGAATGGAGAGAGAAGAAGCTCAGAAGAGGCTCTTCAAAGCACAACCAGTTATAAAAGA GGATCCAATCCCTGTTCCAGAGAAAGTACGTAAGCCACTCACAGAGATTCAGGCGTTCGACCTCCATGTAGAGCATCGAGCTGTTGAGAGAGCAGACTTTGATCAGAAA atcaaagagaaagagaatcaGTACAAGAGATACCGTGAAGAGAGTGAAGCTGCAAAAATG GTGGAGGAAGAAAGGTATCTGAAGCAAATGAGAAAGACGATGGTTCCTCATGCCAGACCTGTGCCTAACTTCAACAAACCCTTCTTCCCTCAAAA GTCCAACAAGGAGacaaccaaaccaaaatctcCCAAGCTTAGAGTGATCAAAAGAACCGAGAGAAGAAAGATGATGGTTCGTCCAGTGACTGCAGCTACAAGTGCTTCGGCTGGTCAGATGAGATAG
- the LOC106369264 gene encoding 12S seed storage protein CRD: MHKLIFSLLSIASISLLLLFHGSEARQRELPLPNACHFSQINSLSPAHATKFEAGQMEVWDHTSNELQCAGVTVARITLQANSIFLPSFFSPPSLAYVVQGEGVMGTIASGCPETYEEAGGGVGGDMHRRFEDMHQKLEDFRRGDVFASLAGVSQWWYNRGNSDVVIVIVLDVTNRENQLDQVPRMFQIAGSKTQEQQQPLTWPSGKNAFSGFDPNIIAEAFKIDIETAKKLQNQKDNRGNIVRANGPLHFISSPSRQWQQDGNGNGIEETYCTARLHENIDDPERSDFFSTRAGRISTLNSLNLPVLRLVRLNAIRGVLYSGGMMLPHWTANAHTVLYVTGGQAMIQVVDDNGQSVFNAQVQQGELLVVPQGFAVVKTAGETGFEWIAFKTNDNAYMNTLSGGTSYLRAVPVDVIKAAYGVTEEEAKRVKFSQQETMLAMTLSS; encoded by the exons atgcataaGCTTATATTTTCTCTTCTCTCCATCGCCTCAATCTCActtctcctcctcttccacgGAAGCGAAGCACGCCAGCGAGAGCTTCCGTTGCCCAATGCATGCCATTTCAGCCAGATCAACAGCCTCAGCCCGGCTCATGCGACTAAGTTCGAAGCCGGGCAGATGGAAGTATGGGATCACACAAGCAACGAGCTCCAGTGCGCTGGTGTGACCGTAGCTCGCATCACTCTTCAAGCCAATTCCATTTTCTTGCCATCTTTCTTTAGCCCACCTTCCCTCGCTTACGTTGTCCAAG GAGAAGGAGTGATGGGGACAATTGCTTCTGGCTGTCCTgagacttatgaagaagctggAGGAGGAGTAGGAGGAGACATGCATCGACGTTTTGAGGACATGCACCAGAAGCTGGAGGATTTCAGGCGAGGAGATGTGTTTGCTTCGCTTGCCGGAGTTTCACAGTGGTGGTACAACCGCGGCAATTCCGACGTCGTCATCGTGATCGTTCTTGATGTTACCAACAGAGAAAACCAGCTTGACCAAGTCCCTAGG ATGTTCCAAATAGCAGGGAGCAAGAcgcaagaacaacaacaaccattGACTTGGCCATCAGGCAAAAACGCTTTCAGCGGTTTCGACCCGAACATAATCGCAGAAGCATTCAAGATCGACATCGAGACAGCTAAGAAACTACAGAACCAGAAAGACAACAGAGGAAACATAGTCCGAGCAAACGGTCCGCTACATTTCATCAGCTCCCCGTCACGTCAATGGCAACAAGATGGGAATGGTAATGGCATCGAAGAGACGTATTGCACGGCGAGGCTGCACGAGAACATAGACGATCCAGAACGTAGCGACTTTTTCAGCACACGAGCCGGCAGAATCAGCACTCTTAACAGCCTCAATCTCCCTGTCCTACGTTTAGTAAGGCTTAACGCCATTAGAGGCGTTCTCTACAGC GGAGGAATGATGTTGCCGCATTGGACCGCAAACGCACACACGGTGCTATACGTTACAGGCGGTCAAGCCATGATACAAGTAGTGGACGACAACGGTCAGTCCGTGTTCAATGCGCAAGTGCAACAAGGAGAGCTTCTTGTGGTTCCACAAGGCTTTGCGGTTGTCAAAACCGCTGGTGAAACAGGGTTCGAGTGGATAGCGTTCAAGACGAACGACAATGCTTACATGAACACACTCAGCGGTGGAACATCGTACTTGAGAGCGGTTCCCGTGGATGTGATCAAAGCGGCGTATGGAGTGACCGAGGAAGAAGCCAAGCGGGTCAAGTTTAGTCAGCAAGAGACAATGTTGGCTATGACACTAAGCTCTTAA